Genomic segment of Sebastes fasciatus isolate fSebFas1 chromosome 3, fSebFas1.pri, whole genome shotgun sequence:
tccataccataacgttaccaccataccataacgttacctccataccataacgttaccaccataccataacgttaccaccataccataacgttaccaccataccataacgttacctgtccgtgacagagttagcatgcagctttagctctgctctgtctagctctgcttttcctgtcaatgtgtgaaacccaaagtgtttccatcctttactggatgtgtagtgtttaccacgctggatttaacatgggagggtgcaggtcgtatccatgacgaccctccaacgttttagactctctgagctttgttttggttgacggatacggaacggatatgacgtcacgttactcagactaccacaataaaagcggtaacttccttgtagctccacagagactcagatgaagcagatagatccattctggtgttaaaacatctatttagaaATTGTAACAAATAAAATCCCCTGCCATTGATCCTGatctatttgacttcaggatctctgactacatacatgctgaaaaataAATCCCTAGAAGTGGATGATTCAACTCTTTcccaaaaatcacaataaatcacaatattgaatcacaatacatatcgacgTATTGTGATGGTATCGTTTGGGAGCATGGTGAAGCGTCCCAGCCCTAACAGCCGCTATGAGAacagtaaagcgttttttgaacatgtaacatattctagtagaaaacccaaaatacaagtacgcacctgaaaatgagcataacagGTCATCATGGAGACAATGATGGAGTGTGTGATGGAGTCACTGAGCACACTCACCTGGTTGTTGATGGACTGCGTGGTTGGAGGCGGAGTCAGAGGCTTGTTGACCCTTCCTCTGGGGTTGAACGCCATGGCCTGAGGAGGCTCAGTCTGGGGCCAGAAGCTCTCTGAGAACACGCCCTGCTCATCGTAGAAATCCTGggaagacacagacagacagaataaaGAAACACCGTGGTACTATAGAGAAGAGAATCTAACTCATGTTTATTCAATGTTCTAGAAAGCACCTCCTTTAATGGGTCTCAGGTTCTCCCACATCCTGCCTGTCTTTAAGCACTTACCTGCTCCATACTGCAGGTGTACATCCTGTCTGTCAGATCCATAACCACACATGTCTAGTACTCCACTGTGTCTCCTCTTATGTACTAATAATGCACAGACCACATCCCTCAATATTTGAGACCAATTACTTGCACATGCATGAGCGCAGACGTTGGAAAGATCCAACTCGCAGAGTGCGGTCCGACCGGGTGAGCAACATTACTGTGAAAACAGCCGGTGATAATGAGACACGATGTATAGCTAGGGAGATAACCTGAAGAAGAAATACCAGCATGGGTGGAGCTGGCCTAACGTAGAGGAGCAGGAGATCCCAACAGGAGTCCTACTTTTAGTCTGTGAGTCTGAGGGAGTTCAACCAGACACGGAGCAGAAGGCAACGTGGGTTACAATCTCATTGATGGTGTATACAGTGTGATCCTGCACCAGCAGTAGAGAccattatttaatatattctcTGGAAATTCATTTGAAAAGCTGCTcacaaactaaataaaaactaacgattcatctactacaccGATGTATCCATtcatattcctacgatccaactacatcgataggtactcggcaagttgtccttaacgggagacgtatatcgatataaaatctATTTGAAACGCAGATATGGATTGTATGGAcactaaggatttgcaccttgtatttaaggacgacaaacgttatatgaaagtgtttaTCAATTTAAAAGGGACTCTAAGAAttgtgcttgtgctcgctctacatagacatgaaggagcatcgctcaacacagtgaggagacacacgtcagctaaaagcacaatatcactctatatttcagctgcttggcagtaatgttagctgaccagaccaaggtctctccatgaatcaatgctgatcctagtgttggcttttcccgcctcagcctcccgaccgcggccggagggaacgggggagacgataacgtttctctctgcggagccccgtcacttcacaagacacgggaaacctctgttggtctggaggagctgcagcagttatttctgcacaaacgtccactgaacattcactagatattctcagagctaaactaactcttctgcagtgtggagtgagcagcatgcacgtgagaggtggagagagagagagagaaggagcacggtgtgtgagtgaaggcaggcagaggagcagaggagcagaggagcagagactccggtcctggagaccaaagctacggtctcctccgcgtcctccgaccgcggccaacactgtttaacagcttcactagatacaaccaagaggttttggtgcttcactggagtttgagttggagtctgagtctgagacacacgagagaccaggagacaccgaccagcaatgagtTATACCTGGAAGAAGTTACTAACAGAACCTTTAATTGTtaaacactggtcctttaagataaaaatatttgtaaaataataaatgtaaaataatcagTGCACCGGTGGCacagtttctttttatttttgcaatgttcTCTGATAAATTGGTCAGCGCTGAGATATGCAAGTAAGACACTTCTTGCCTCCATGTCATGTGAACAGAAGATTAGATTATTTCAAACAGTGCTGGGTAAATTCACGATCGCGTGCTTTGCTTTGCATGAAGAAACCCAACGTCTTAACCTCCCAGACTGAGTGGATTATTCCATTTCCCATCTTGACTTACTCTGCAGCACTTTTGAGCAAACTGACAGGCTAAAGCCGAATCCTTCTGACTGTGTGGCAGATGTTCCTTGTGTAGTCTGCAGGGTACAGCAGGCTGCGGCAGAAATCCGCTCCACCGTGTTCCCCCCCACACCTCCTACTTACTTCAGGACTTGTGACAGAAATGCTGAGAATACATTTTACACAATGAGGTGATTCTAAAAGTTTCCTTCTGAAGGTCAAAAATGACCTTAAAATCAAGACTCAACACTTCAAAGCTGCATTCTGATGCTCTGAATGTTGTCCTTCTGCAAGCAGTGGTTCATCAATGATTTAAACTTTACATCATTAATATGGGTTTACATTTCATCATTTATGTCTTTGATCAGCTGCAGCTCCCCTCAGAGTGAAACCCACCTGTCCAAAGCCTGCCATGGATTCCTGGGAGCCCTGCTGTCCGTCCCGTCTCCCGTCCTCCAGGGTGTAGACGGTCCCATCTGGGTCCTGAACCCCTTCATCTTTCACCACCACTCCTTCTCCTCCCAGCACCTGGAGAGAGACAGATCCGTTTCAATGTAAAGTAGTGAAGACATTCCATTTATAACAGATAGTCTCTGAGAACAACAGCGAACGGACCCGGCTTCAAGCAATAAATTTAACGACCTACAGTAAATATGCAGAAGTCCATAGAACATCAACACGGCAATTACTGCTGAAGTTCAGACGAGAGCTTCTCCTCGATCGTGCAAAGTGCAGAAACATCTCAGCGTTATACGCCAATGCAGTGTGAGAAGAGggaaaagcagaaaaagaaagaaaagcaaaccGTTGCAGCTCTGCATGCCTGAAAGCTGTAACCATGGCAACCCTTCCCCTTATCCCCCTACCTGGAGTCTTAGCGGCTGCCTCTGCTTGCGGCTGTGGCTCGCccccctgtctctgtctccgtctcttcCCCGCTCTCTCCCGTCCAGGTCCTCCTCCTCGCTGTACCTTTCCATCCCAACCAGGTCATCGGAGAGGTCGGTCGTGTTGCCGCGGAGGCTGTCCCTGCCGATGCTGTCCACGCTGCCCACGCCGGAGCTGCAGCCCGCCGAGAGGTTCCCTGTGCTACTAGTGCTGGCTCCGTTGGCCGTCTGCGCCAACAGGTCTCGGAGCTTGTACCTGACGTCCTGAGTACAGCTGGAGCTCTGCTTCATGAGGATTGCGCCGGCGCCGGAGCCCAGTCCGTCGCCGCCGCACATGGATCCGGGGCCCATGTCGCCCAGCGCCATCAGACTCACTGTGTTGGCTTGCTCCATCGGGCCCGGGCCGCTCTCACTGACGCTAACGCTGGCACCCCCCAACCCGCCGCCCATGTTACTGGCCCCGCATTCAGCCATGAAGTTGGGGAAGTTTGCGtaacctccacctccacccgcACCAACAGAACAGCTTCCgctgccgccgctctctcttcctttccccCCGCCACGCTCTTCCTGCTTAGGGAGAACTCCTCCGAGCATCCCTCCtcctgctgccgccgccgctgctgccgccgccgccgtggCCGCCGCCTTCCTCTGCGAGATGATCTGGGTGCACTCGTCAATGACCGTCTTGATCTGCAGGATGCTGGCGGCGGTGAGGATGCATAGGGCCTGCGACTGCAGCACCACCAGCGAGCCGCTGTACATGAAATCCACCAGCTGCTTCACGGTTTCGGCGGGCACCAGCGGCGGCACGGAGATTTCAGAGTGACCCAGCAGCAGCTTGTCCTGGAAGAAGGGGCTGCCGGCTGCCAGGACGCAGGCGTGGGCACGTAGCGAAGCATCGTGTATCCG
This window contains:
- the zbtb45 gene encoding zinc finger and BTB domain-containing protein 45 isoform X1, which encodes MVSGTETVHYIHLHNSSQSVLEALRTQRREGLFCDVTVRIHDASLRAHACVLAAGSPFFQDKLLLGHSEISVPPLVPAETVKQLVDFMYSGSLVVLQSQALCILTAASILQIKTVIDECTQIISQRKAAATAAAAAAAAAAGGGMLGGVLPKQEERGGGKGRESGGSGSCSVGAGGGGGYANFPNFMAECGASNMGGGLGGASVSVSESGPGPMEQANTVSLMALGDMGPGSMCGGDGLGSGAGAILMKQSSSCTQDVRYKLRDLLAQTANGASTSSTGNLSAGCSSGVGSVDSIGRDSLRGNTTDLSDDLVGMERYSEEEDLDGRERGRDGDRDRGASHSRKQRQPLRLQVLGGEGVVVKDEGVQDPDGTVYTLEDGRRDGQQGSQESMAGFGQDFYDEQGVFSESFWPQTEPPQAMAFNPRGRVNKPLTPPPTTQSINNQLLFQYPVSQSQPAPFYVGGPMGGIDSMAGTEPAQQAPPPAPMTPAPPPSASSCSAGPSPSSQGSETSFDCTHCGKSLRSRKNYSKHMFIHSGQKPHQCSICWRSFSLRDYLLKHMVVHTGVRAFQCSMCGKRFTQKSSLNVHMRTHRAERTFQCNVCHRAFTHRTLLERHALQHAHHAPQGPGQQGHGAANMTSPTKHSPPALGGPSGMAGAAGMVGSMANMPSHGASST
- the zbtb45 gene encoding zinc finger and BTB domain-containing protein 45 isoform X2, with the protein product MVSGTETVHYIHLHNSSQSVLEALRTQRREGLFCDVTVRIHDASLRAHACVLAAGSPFFQDKLLLGHSEISVPPLVPAETVKQLVDFMYSGSLVVLQSQALCILTAASILQIKTVIDECTQIISQRKAAATAAAAAAAAAAGGGMLGGVLPKQEERGGGKGRESGGSGSCSVGAGGGGGYANFPNFMAECGASNMGGGLGGASVSVSESGPGPMEQANTVSLMALGDMGPGSMCGGDGLGSGAGAILMKQSSSCTQDVRYKLRDLLAQTANGASTSSTGNLSAGCSSGVGSVDSIGRDSLRGNTTDLSDDLVGMERYSEEEDLDGRERGRDGDRDRGASHSRKQRQPLRLQVLGGEGVVVKDEGVQDPDGTVYTLEDGRRDGQQGSQESMAGFGQDFYDEQGVFSESFWPQTEPPQAMAFNPRGRVNKPLTPPPTTQSINNQLLFQYPVSQSQPAPFYVGGPMGGIDSMAGTEPAQQAPPPAPMTPAPPPSASSCSAGPSPSSQGSETSFDCTHCGKSLRSRKNYSKHMFIHSEKMTFLSPS